The DNA sequence CTCACCTATAGGCCGAAGGATAAGGAGCCGGTGATTGAATGGCTCAAGCGCCAGGGGAGGTTCAAGCATCTATTCACTGACAAGAACAGGCACATAATTGACGAGATTCAGGCTGAAGTCGATCGCAAATGGGAGGAGCTTCTTGAAAGATGCGGCATGACCCTGAAAGACGCGGGATGACCTCGGAAGGCGCGGAATGACCTTGAGGGGTGCGGGATGACCTCGGAAGGCCCGGGATGACTTTGGCAGATGCGGGATGACGACGAGGCCTGAGAAATCCGATAATGGCAGGTCCGCGGTTGGTAGATCCGGAACCGCTAAACCTGGGGCTGGTGGACCAAGGCCTGTCGAATCCAGGCCTTGATATTGGCGATGCCGGGTAGTATAATTCAATCAAATAACCAAGATAAAAATGATGAAGGGGAATAGTAGGCTGGGTAACCTTTAGAGAGAGCCGGATCTGGTGGAAACCGGTAAGGTGAGCGGTTGAATCCACCCTGGAGTGGCGGATAAAAAACGCCCGGCGTGTCCGTTATCGCACTACAAGTGGGCCGGAAGACCCGGCATAGGCCGGGGTCATTTATGGCCAATAAGGGTGGCACCGCGGGATAAAACCTCTCGTCCCAGAGCAACAGTGGGATGAGAGGTTTTCTATTATTATTTCAATGAAGGTGTGGTGAATATAATGCTTGACATCAGGCTTTTCAGGACTGACCCTGATCGAGTCAGAGATGCTCTAGTCCGTCGGGGCGAAGATACGAGTGTCGTGGATCAAGTGATTTCGCTGGATGAGAAGAGGCGAAGCCTCTTAACTGAAGGGGAAGCTTTAAAGAGAAGAAGAAACGAGGCTTCTGCAACCATAGCGAAACTCAAGAGCAAGGGGACGAATGCCGATGATCTGATGGCTGAGATGAGGGAGATCTCCGACCGCATAAAGATCATAGATGAGGAAGTGAGGGTTACAGAGGAAGGGCTGAATGCCCTTCTGATGAGCATTCCCAATATCCCGCATGAGAGCGTCCCGGTCGGCAAAGATGAATCTGAAAACATAGAGATTCGCAGGTGGGGCACGCCACGGAAGTTCGAGTTCGATCCTAAAGCCCACTGGGATATCGGCACATCTTTGGGGATACTGGACTTTGATCGCGCCAGGAAAATCACCGGCGCCCGTTTCACGGTGTTCAGAGGGACAGGAGCAAGGCTTGTGAGGGCCCTTATAAGCTTTATGATCGATCTACACGTGAGAGAGCATGGTTATATGGAGGTATACCCGCCTTTTCTCGTGAATCGTGATAGCATGACTGGAACAGGGCAGCTACCCAAATTTGAAGAGGACCTTTTCAAATGTGCAGGCACAGACTACTATCTTGTTCCGACTGCGGAAGTGCCGGTGACAAATCTCCATAGAGATGAGATCCTGGACGGGGCGCGGCTTCCCATCTACTATGTCGCCTATACCGCATGTTTTAGAGCTGAGGCCGGGGCGGCCGGGCGTGACACGAGAGGACTCATTCGCCAGCACGAATTCGATAAGGTAGAGCTTGTGAAGTTCGTCAGGCCTGAAACCTCTTATGATGAACTCGAGAAGCTGGTGGGGGATGCTGAGGATGTATTGAGGCGCCTTAACCTGCCATATCGCGTCATGCAGATGTGTACCGGCGATGTCGGGTTTGCGGCAGCAAAGAAATATGACCCTGAGGTATGGATGCCGAGCTACGGGAGGTATGTGGAGATATCATCCTGCAGCAACTTCGAGGATTTCCAGGCTAGAAGGGCAGGGATCAAATTCCGTCCCGCCCCGGGAGCCCGGCCAGAATTCGTCCATACGTTGAATGGTTCCGGCCTTGCTGTTGGGCGAACCTTCGCGGCAATCCTCGAGAATTACCAGCAGGCTGACGGTAGCGTGGTGGTGCCGGATGCGCTGGTGGAGTATATGGGCGGAATGAAGGTCATTGGGCCGGAGGAATGGTAACACGGTCATTATCAGATGATGACGGATGGAGGGAAATTCCGGTGCGTTATCTTATAGGTCTCGACATTGGCACAACCGGAGTAAAGGGGCTTGTGATTGATGGGGCTGGCAGGGTGGTCAAACGAGCGTTTGAGGGATATCCGCTCGAAAATCCGCGGCCCGGTTGGGCAGAGCAGAACCCTGCTGATTGGTGGCGCGCTACTGTTTCGGTGCTGAGGGAGCTTCTGTCGCAAAATGGAGCAGGTAGGGAAATAAGGGCCGAGGATATCGCGGGCATAGGGTTGTCTGGGCAGATGCACAGTTCAGTCTTTCTAGATGCATCAGGAGAAGTGGTCCGCCCCGCTATCTTGTGGTGTGACGTGAGGACTTCTGATGAATGCAGATGGATAACCGCTGCCGTCGGTGGGCGGGAAAGATTGATCGAGCTCACATGCAATCCTGCCCTTGAAGGGTTCACGGCTCCCAAGATAATCTGGCTCCGCGATCATGAACCCGAGAATTTCAAGAGAGTCGCTAAAGTCCTTCTTCCAAAAGATTATATTCGTTATCGGATGACAGGCGAAATGGCGACCGAAGTGTCAGATGCTGCCGGAACCCTGCTCTTTGATGTGGCGGGCAGGCGATGGTCGCGGGATGTTCTTAATGCTCTAGGATTGAACGAGGGTATGGTCCCTCCATATGTTGAGTCCCAGGATGTATGCGGTAGGATTACCCGTGAAGTTGCCGATGCTACCGGCCTTCTTGAGGGGACGCCCGTCGTCGCGGGCGGGGCGGACAATACCTGCGGCGCCGTGGGAGCCGGGATAGTCAAAGAGGGAAGGGTCCTTACGAGCATAGGTTCATCCGGCGTTGTAGTGGCACATACTGATCGCGTTATGAAAGATCCCCTCGGAAGAGTGCATACATTCAATCATTCGGTGCCTGAACGATGGTATCTAATGGGAGTGATGCTATCGGCTGGGATGTCATTCAAATGGTTCCGAGATGCCCTTGCCGCATCCGAGAAGGAGGTAGAAAGGCTTTCCGGCATTGATGCCTATGAAATCCTATCGCGTGAGGCAGCAAAAGTCCCGGCAGGCAGCGAGGGGCTCATATTCCTCCCCTACCTAACAGGAGAGAGAACTCCGCATGCAGATGCAGATGCCCGTGGAGTATTTTTCGGTCTCAATCTCCGTCATACAAAGGCTCACATGGCAAGAGCCGTGATGGAAGGCGTGGTATTTGGGCTCAAGGATTCTCTTGAAATCATCAAGTCCACCGGGATACATGTGGATGAAGTGCGGGCCATCGGAGGCGGGGCAAAAAGTCAGGTATGGAGGCAGATACAGGCGGACATACTCGGCGTGGATATTGTGACTCTCAATATTGAGGAGGGGCCTGCCTTCGGCGCGGCATTGCTCGCGGGCGTTGGTGTTGGCGTCTATCCCAACGTCATCGAGGCGGCTGAGAATACCATAAAGGCTGTGACTCGAGTATCCCCGGCTCAGGACAGGCAAGAAGCCTATCAAGGCTATTATGAGATCTATAAGGATCTATATGTTGCCTTGAAGGATAATTTCAAGAAACTCTCCCGTCAGGTTCAGGCGCAATAAAGATAAGTCAGCTGTTCATCTATGAGCAGCTAGACATCGGCAGATCAGTCAAGTATTGGGAGATCAGCGATTCACTAGTAGGCTGGCTATGCATCGATAGGTCTACTAAGTCGGTCACGCATAGATAGGACTGCAGGCCATCGGCAAGTCACCTGCCTTTCAGGGATGAGCTGATGGACGGGGTGATTTCGCGCTTTCGAGTGCGCCCGCAAGGGCGCACAAGTTTTAGATGAAGAAAGGGGCCTGCGGGCTGACCCGCGAACCTGCGAATACCACTTGAAAGATCCTTGTTGAAAGTATAAAATATTGATGCACGGCTGGCTTTTAGGTAAGGCAGTGCCAACTCATGCTTCCTCTTCAGGAGGCCGTGGAGGGGTGGCAGAGCGGTTGATCGCGGCGGTCTTGAAAACCGTTAGGGTTTCACGACCCTCGTGGGTTCGAATCCCACCCCCTCCGCCATGTGATTCTCAAGGGGTTTAGAGTTGGGACTCCTTTTCAGATCTCGTGTGTAAACGAATGAGACCGCAGGTATTTATGAAGACCCTCACAGTCAGAGTGGTCCCCCTTGTGGGCAAATTGAATCTCGATACCAGAAGGGGATTTGGAATGGCGAAGGTCCTTCTTATCAATAAGTAATAAGAGGCACCTAGCACCTGGCAGGACGCTTTATCTGATTTCTCACCTGGAAGCAGGCTCAAGGTCTCGCACCGAAAATGCTCAAATCAAGAGCATGTGGCACAGTTCTTCACCCGTTACCCTGGCGCATTTAGCCCCGCTATTCAGAGGCAGACTGTCCTTGGTTGCATGCTAGAGGACATAACATTTGTAGGCTACAGCTTTAAGGCGGGAATATCCCTAGATAAATCCATGCTTCAGGCCAACGGGATTGGAAAACCGCAAAAAGATTGATTCATGGAATATCGCCTGTGTATAAATACACAAATATAGGCTCATACAATTCACCCTATAAAAGTATGATGGCGAGGACGAGGGCATGAAGAACATTAAAAGCACAGTATCTGAGGTGGCTTTTGCTGTCCTACCGGTGACTGCATTCGTTCTCATCCTGCAAATATTGCTGCGATTTCCCATTACGGTTGTGGTGCAGTTCCTGATTGGCACAGGTCTTGTTACCATTGGTTTGATTCTTTTCCTGCTAGGAGTCCATGCTGGTCTGCTCGAGATTGGAGAAGTGGCCGGAGCGGCTTTGCCGAGAATAGGCAGGGTCTGGGTTATAGCTACTTTGGGTTTTTTCTTGGGTTTTGTCGTGACTGTGGCTGAGCCTGATGTTAGAGTGTTAGCCACTCAAGTAGATATTGTTTCCGGGGGAGTCATTTCTAAGAATCTCTTAATTTGTATTGTGGCTTTGGGAGTAGGGATATTTGCGGGCCTGGCTATGTTGAGAGTCATTCTAGGTATTCCTCTGAAACAACTTCTACTTGTAAGTTATGGCCTTGTATTCATACTGGCCGCATTTGCACCTCCTGAATTTGTAGCAGTCTCTCTAGATGCTGGTGGTGTGACCACAGGCCCTATGACGGTACCATTTATTATTGCGCTAGGGGTAGGAGTTGCTTCTGTTTTAGGGGGCAGAAGCACTTCAGCTGATGGTTTTGGTTACGTAGCATTGGCTTCTATTGGGCCGATTTTATCTGTGCTCTTGTTGGGAGTGGCTTATGGTTGAAAGAGATCAAGGTATTTGCGGGGTTTGGCCATGTTTTGCAAGAAGTTGCTATGGCTCTTGTTCCCCTCGCGGTGTTATTCTTATGTCTACAAGCCTGGGTACTGAAATTCCCAAGACAGAGGGTTATCAAAGTCCTTAAAGGTCTAATCCTAACTTTCATAGGTCTGGCACTCTTCCTGCAGGGTGTTTACGTTGGTTTTCTGCCAGTTGGCAGATCATTAGGAGAAATTCTGGGTGCTTTAGATTACAGTTGGCTGTTGATACCGATAGGCTTTATCTTGGGTTTTGTAGCTGCATTTGCTGAGCCTGCAGTTCGCGTATTAACTTATGAGGTTGAAAAGGCATCGGGGGGATATATTCCCCAGCAAGTAATGCTTTACACGCTGTCCTTGGGGGTTGCCGCTTCTGTCGCCTTATCGATGTGGAGAATTCTATCTGGATTCTCTTTATGGCGCCTGGTAATTCCGGGCTATCTGATTTCGTTCATAATAGCACGCTACTCAACTCCTTCCTTTGTGGCCATTGCCTTTGATTCCGGAGGAGTAGCAACCGGTCCTATGACCGTAACTTTCATATCAGCTGTGGCATTAGGCGTTGCCTCAGTAATAAAAGGCCGAAATCCTTTGATAGAAGGTTTTGGGATGGTAGCCCTTGTTGCCCTTTCTCCCATTCTAGCAGTTTTATCTCTAGGGCTGCTCTATAATAGAAAGGAAAAACAAAGTGATCACAATCTTATGTAGATTAAAGCCTTGCTAACATGGTATGTCTAGAAAAGCAGATGGGGCTTCCAAGGAAACTGGGGTCGAAGGCGAGGCCACTGTATTCGTCACCTGTGATTCCCGGCGGAAAGCCTTGTTAAGAGTCTGGGAGGGACTCAAATGGCAGATAATGGCGAGATTTTATATGATTTGATCGTGACCATAGTCAATAAGGGTTATGCGGAAAAAGTAGTTGGTGCTTCAAAAAAGGCAGGTGCTGAAGGAGGAACTATATTATTCGGCCGGGGGACGGGAATCCATGAACATGCCAAACTGCTCGGCATAACCATAGAGCCTGAAAAGGAAATTATACTGACTCTGATTGACCATCAACAAAGCGGTAAGGTCCTGGAGGCAATTATAAATGAAACTGAACTAAATAAGCCCGGGAAAGGGATTGCATTTGTCCTGGAAGTTGGGAAAGTTGTTGGTATTAATCACCTGCTTAACAGGATGGTGAATGAAAAGCTCTCTACTCGTGATCTTCCATGAATAAGAATTAAGTAAACGAGAAAGGCTTCTAAATGGCAGATTTGCGTGCCTGGAGAGAAGTCAGATTGATTCCCGGCGAGAGCAGATATCTGCCTTTGAGTGTGATGGGCTTATAAAGGCTATAATCCACGGAAGGAGCGAGTGACAGTATCCCTGCCCGCTGGGATAGGATCAGGGTTGCAACTAGAAATATGGGAGATATTGACAGAAAGAAAAAGATCGAGAGGATACTTGAATTTGTTAAGGAGCACATGGAATCTACCGCGACGGGGGCGGTTTTTGGCAGGATTTTGGGGAGATATGGCATGGAGGTGTCAGACGAGTCCCTGAGAAAACTACGAAACGGGCTTAATAAGGCGGATGATGATGAGGTGGATTCGCTTTACACCATCATTAGCTGATCTCGCCGGCGGCGCTATGGAAGGACAGAAATCGCGCTGCCCCGGGGCGATTATGAATTTTGTTTTTCTTTGCGCCTTTCTTCTTGACTTGGAGGGAGATAGTGAAGTAGAATATATTTGCTAGGTGAATCTTTGTATACGTTATAGCGCGGAGAGATACCCAAGCTGGCTGAAGGGGAAGGTTTGCTAAACCTTTAGACGGTTGAACAAGCCGTGCGGGGGTTCGAATCCCCCTCTCTCCGCCATTTTATTTTTCCATGGACATTTTCTGAAATGTTTCCTGAAGATTTTTGCCTTACCGCGCCGCGAAAACCGGAAGCGGTCGCCATCGGCTGAGCCCTGCGGCCACCACCAATTGCGCCCCGCGGTCACCGCGATTTCGCCTTGCTGTCATCATCTGTCGCGCCCTAAGGAATCCCCCTCATAGGATAGAAATATCATCTTAAAGCCTATTGACTTCTGCCTGTGCCCGGAATAGAATTGTTTCTGGATACCTGATTAATTTACTCGGATTTTGAGTGTGTGAAGTCACCGGGATTCTGATTGCGTGAAGTTACTCGCATTTTGATTGCGCGAAGCGGACGTGTGGGGTGAGATCTATGCGGATTTCCACAAGAGGACAATATGGACTTCGAGCCATGTGCGTTCTTGCTGCGGACAGATCCAATAAGCCGATTACGCTGCGTGATATTTCTGATCGGGAGCAGATTTCGATGCAATACCTTGAACAGCTGTTTCGCCTTCTGAGGGAGGCAGGTCTTGTAGAGAGCGTGCGAGGTGCAAAGGGCGGTTATCTCATCGCGAAAGATCCGGAGAACATAACCGTCGGGGATATCCTCAGGGCTGTCGAGGGTCCCATCGCTCCTGTTGAGTGTGTCGATCAGGACGCTGACGGTGAATGCTGCGAACGGCAGGATTCATGTCTTACGAGGCAGGCATGGCTCAAACTTCGGGACAGCATGGTGGAAACGCTAGACTCTATAAGCCTTGCTGATTTATGCGCGCCTGCCAGCAGGTCACCTGCCCATTCACCTGTTCATACTGATTCGAATGTCAACTCGAGATAGAATTAAAGCTAAGGATCCGGGGGGAGTGGGACTAGCATGTTGAGCATGGAAGATATTAAGGTCTCCGGCACAAATGGTAATGGAGGAACCTTTGAGATATTAGATGGTGTGTCATGTACATTTGAAGAAGGAAAGATGTATGCTATCACTGGCCCGAATGGCGGCGGCAAGACCTCGCTGGCCAAGGCTATCATGGGGATTTACCGTCCCTCGTCTGGCCGCATAACACTGGATGGCCGCGATATCTCCAACTTGAGCATAACAGAACGAGCCAAGATAGGGATTGGTTACGCATTTCAGAATCCGGTTCGTTTCAAGGGGTTGAGGATCCGGGATCTCCTTGGGATTGCGGCTGGTGACGCAGCGCTTGCAGGAAAGGACAACCTTGAGCGATTCCTTCGGGTGGTCGGCCTTTGTCCGCGAGACTATGTTGGCAGGGATGCTGATGCCAGCCTGTCTGGTGGGGAAATGAAAAGGCTTGAGATTGCCATGATGTTGGCTCGCGACCCAAGGATCGCTATATATGATGAACCAGAAGCCGGCGTGGACCTCTGGACATTTGAACGCCTGCTTGAAGTCGTAACTGGTAGACATAAGCAGAGAGCTGATAGCATCACCATCGTTATAACACATAACGAAAGATTCCTGAGGGCGGCAAACGAGATCTTACTCATGGCCCAGGGAAAGGTGCAGGAGCAAGGTGATGCGGCTCAAATCTGGCCTAAGATAAAGGACGATGTGTCATGCCGCTGGCGCATGTCGTGTGGAGGGGAACAGGATGAAGCTGAATGCTATAGATGAAAATTTGCTTGCAGTTATCGCCGACTTGCACGGTGTGCCCCAGGGAGCTTTCAACATCAGGAAGGATGGAAGCCTCCTGGATCGCATGTCAACAGAGAACATCGAGATCACTTCGAAAAAGGACAGGCCCGGGATCGACGTCTTCGTCAAACCGGGCACCAAGAATGAATCTGTGCATATACCAGTTCTCCTCACGGCTTCGGGAATGACTGACTTGGTATATAACACCTTTGATATAGGTGAGGGAGCGGATGTATTGATCGTGGCCGGATGTGGCATTCATAATCCGGGCGAGAGACAGGCGGAGCATGATGGGATCCATGAGTTCATCATCAGAAAGGGGGCCCGTGTGCGTTATGTGGAGAAGCATTATGGCGAAGGAAAGGGGACCGGAGAGCGCATCCTGAACCCTAAGACAGTATTAGTCCTTGAGGAAGGCGCATATGCTCAGCTCGAACTGGTTCAAATAAAGGGCGTGGATAGCAGTAAAAGGGTAACGGAAGCGGAGTTGGGCAAAAAGGCAAAGATCATCATAAGCGAACGTCTTTTGACACATGGGAAACAGCTGGCGGATTCTGTCATCAATGTGAAAATGATCGGAGAAGATTCCAGCGCTGAGATACTGGCCCGTTCCGTCGCCCAGGATGAATCAAGGCAGATTTTCCGGGCATCGCTTTCTGGGGAGGCCAGGTGCCGTGGCCATGTCGCGTGCGATTCTATTATCATGGATTCTGCTCAAATAAGATCTTTGCCGGGGTTGAATGCCATAAATCCGGAAGCGGAGTTGACTCATGAAGCAGCCATCGGGAGGATCGCGGGGGAGCAAGTAATAAAACTAATGTCGTTGGGTCTTACAGAGAAAGAAGCAATTGATACCATCATCAAAGGGTTCTTGAGGTGAAAAAGAAATGGGAGGTCGCTCAAAGCCGGCCTCCCATTTAAATATCCGGGCTATAGCTTGCCGTTTGCTGCCTCATTCTCCCATTTCGGTGAGGGCCGCGATGATCTCGCGGCAGAAGGCTGGCAGGTCTTCAGGTTTACGTGATGTAATGAGATTGCCATCCCTGACTACTTCCTGGTCCACATAATCCGCACCTGCGTTTCGTACATCGTCTTTGATGGCGAAGAAGCAAGTCGCCCTCTTGCCCTTGAGGATCCCACTCGAAGCCGCTACCCACCCTCCGTGGCAAATCGAAGCGACCACCTTATTCTTTTGGAACATATCATGGACGAACTTGAGAATCGGCTCATAGCGCCTGAGGAAGTCCGGAGCCCATCCTCCGGGAATTATTACGGCATGAAAATCGTCTGCCGAGATCTTATCCGCTGTCACTTCTGCTTCGATAGGCAAACCCGCCTTGCTATGGTAGATATTTGCACTCCCTGTGCCCACCACAACGACCTCGGCGCCTTCCTCCTTGAACCGGTAATAGGGATACCAGACTTCAAACTCGTTGTATGATTGTTCAACAAGGATCGCAACTTTCTTACCCTTCAGTCTCATGATAGCCTTCTACCTCCTCATAATGATAAACATCCCGCCGCTGTCGACATGCCTTCAGGCATAGGACCATTACTCTTGATTCCACTGGCCCCATCCCGACGCTGATGGGATATCGGAGTTACGCATGATATACAGATACTGTATGGTCATGGGTTGGCAGGCCAGATGGCAGCTGAATATTACTGGTTCAGGCTACTGTTTGATAGGTATGCCATATCCCGCTAATATATTCTCCATTGAAACGTCCGATCCTTCATAGAAGCTAAATAGGCCCCGAACTCGGAAAAGCGCTCCGCAGCGCCATCATGCGATTATTGGAAGCAGGGGACACGCATAACCCGTCTTGAACTGCTGAAATGCCGGGTTGTAAAGCCACAAGACATACATCATAGTCGCATTTGTTGCGCCAGCTGCCGAGTATCACCAGGAAGGAGCAAATACTATGGACACTTAATCTCACATGATGCCTACTATGTAGGACGAGGCCGTAGACCTGCTTGAGAAGAACCGGCTAAGTGGGGCACGGAGGTGCTAGGGCTATCGGGTGAGTCACCTAGGACAAGCAATGAGGATACTCGGTTTTCACCCGATTTTTGCTAAAAAAAGAGCCTGGGAACATATCCCAGACTTGAAGCCCTTGATTTTTTGGTGCGCCATGAGGGACTCGAACCCCCGACCCGCTGATTAAGAGTCAGCCAAAGGCTACCAAAACCCTGAAACCCGCATGAAATCAGGATTTCTCCCAACGGCCCCTCAAAATCGAACAGCTAACCTTGACTTTCGATGTCGAAATTGTCAGCTGTTGTCAAATAAGAAGATAGCATAAGGAGAAAGAAATTGCAATATGCGAATTGCCTCTGACCGCCCGAGTTGTCAAAGGCTTTCTTTAAGCAGGTATATTAATTTCGTCGTCGGCTAGATAGACAGACCTGGATTAAGTGCCATGCGGATGTTTTCAAGTTCTAGAAGGGACTCTCATGCGTACTCCGATACAAACCGACCCTCCATTTCGACGGGAATCGACCAGCGATTTGGATCCAAACTGACTATCAATTTCAGACCATTCCGGCCGCTTGGGATGTCCAGTTAACATAAATGGCCGGCACTTCCAGAGTTACGCACGCGGCGAAAGAAATTGCTTGCGGGGTATTGACATGCGGAAATGTGGACGTTATACTTTGAAATTGAAGAG is a window from the Bacillota bacterium genome containing:
- the serS gene encoding serine--tRNA ligase, with product MLDIRLFRTDPDRVRDALVRRGEDTSVVDQVISLDEKRRSLLTEGEALKRRRNEASATIAKLKSKGTNADDLMAEMREISDRIKIIDEEVRVTEEGLNALLMSIPNIPHESVPVGKDESENIEIRRWGTPRKFEFDPKAHWDIGTSLGILDFDRARKITGARFTVFRGTGARLVRALISFMIDLHVREHGYMEVYPPFLVNRDSMTGTGQLPKFEEDLFKCAGTDYYLVPTAEVPVTNLHRDEILDGARLPIYYVAYTACFRAEAGAAGRDTRGLIRQHEFDKVELVKFVRPETSYDELEKLVGDAEDVLRRLNLPYRVMQMCTGDVGFAAAKKYDPEVWMPSYGRYVEISSCSNFEDFQARRAGIKFRPAPGARPEFVHTLNGSGLAVGRTFAAILENYQQADGSVVVPDALVEYMGGMKVIGPEEW
- the xylB gene encoding xylulokinase, with amino-acid sequence MRYLIGLDIGTTGVKGLVIDGAGRVVKRAFEGYPLENPRPGWAEQNPADWWRATVSVLRELLSQNGAGREIRAEDIAGIGLSGQMHSSVFLDASGEVVRPAILWCDVRTSDECRWITAAVGGRERLIELTCNPALEGFTAPKIIWLRDHEPENFKRVAKVLLPKDYIRYRMTGEMATEVSDAAGTLLFDVAGRRWSRDVLNALGLNEGMVPPYVESQDVCGRITREVADATGLLEGTPVVAGGADNTCGAVGAGIVKEGRVLTSIGSSGVVVAHTDRVMKDPLGRVHTFNHSVPERWYLMGVMLSAGMSFKWFRDALAASEKEVERLSGIDAYEILSREAAKVPAGSEGLIFLPYLTGERTPHADADARGVFFGLNLRHTKAHMARAVMEGVVFGLKDSLEIIKSTGIHVDEVRAIGGGAKSQVWRQIQADILGVDIVTLNIEEGPAFGAALLAGVGVGVYPNVIEAAENTIKAVTRVSPAQDRQEAYQGYYEIYKDLYVALKDNFKKLSRQVQAQ
- a CDS encoding DUF1538 domain-containing protein, yielding MKNIKSTVSEVAFAVLPVTAFVLILQILLRFPITVVVQFLIGTGLVTIGLILFLLGVHAGLLEIGEVAGAALPRIGRVWVIATLGFFLGFVVTVAEPDVRVLATQVDIVSGGVISKNLLICIVALGVGIFAGLAMLRVILGIPLKQLLLVSYGLVFILAAFAPPEFVAVSLDAGGVTTGPMTVPFIIALGVGVASVLGGRSTSADGFGYVALASIGPILSVLLLGVAYG
- a CDS encoding DUF1538 domain-containing protein produces the protein MKEIKVFAGFGHVLQEVAMALVPLAVLFLCLQAWVLKFPRQRVIKVLKGLILTFIGLALFLQGVYVGFLPVGRSLGEILGALDYSWLLIPIGFILGFVAAFAEPAVRVLTYEVEKASGGYIPQQVMLYTLSLGVAASVALSMWRILSGFSLWRLVIPGYLISFIIARYSTPSFVAIAFDSGGVATGPMTVTFISAVALGVASVIKGRNPLIEGFGMVALVALSPILAVLSLGLLYNRKEKQSDHNLM
- a CDS encoding P-II family nitrogen regulator; amino-acid sequence: MADNGEILYDLIVTIVNKGYAEKVVGASKKAGAEGGTILFGRGTGIHEHAKLLGITIEPEKEIILTLIDHQQSGKVLEAIINETELNKPGKGIAFVLEVGKVVGINHLLNRMVNEKLSTRDLP
- a CDS encoding Rrf2 family transcriptional regulator; its protein translation is MRISTRGQYGLRAMCVLAADRSNKPITLRDISDREQISMQYLEQLFRLLREAGLVESVRGAKGGYLIAKDPENITVGDILRAVEGPIAPVECVDQDADGECCERQDSCLTRQAWLKLRDSMVETLDSISLADLCAPASRSPAHSPVHTDSNVNSR
- a CDS encoding ATP-binding cassette domain-containing protein translates to MLSMEDIKVSGTNGNGGTFEILDGVSCTFEEGKMYAITGPNGGGKTSLAKAIMGIYRPSSGRITLDGRDISNLSITERAKIGIGYAFQNPVRFKGLRIRDLLGIAAGDAALAGKDNLERFLRVVGLCPRDYVGRDADASLSGGEMKRLEIAMMLARDPRIAIYDEPEAGVDLWTFERLLEVVTGRHKQRADSITIVITHNERFLRAANEILLMAQGKVQEQGDAAQIWPKIKDDVSCRWRMSCGGEQDEAECYR
- a CDS encoding SufD family Fe-S cluster assembly protein; amino-acid sequence: MKLNAIDENLLAVIADLHGVPQGAFNIRKDGSLLDRMSTENIEITSKKDRPGIDVFVKPGTKNESVHIPVLLTASGMTDLVYNTFDIGEGADVLIVAGCGIHNPGERQAEHDGIHEFIIRKGARVRYVEKHYGEGKGTGERILNPKTVLVLEEGAYAQLELVQIKGVDSSKRVTEAELGKKAKIIISERLLTHGKQLADSVINVKMIGEDSSAEILARSVAQDESRQIFRASLSGEARCRGHVACDSIIMDSAQIRSLPGLNAINPEAELTHEAAIGRIAGEQVIKLMSLGLTEKEAIDTIIKGFLR
- a CDS encoding type 1 glutamine amidotransferase, translated to MKGKKVAILVEQSYNEFEVWYPYYRFKEEGAEVVVVGTGSANIYHSKAGLPIEAEVTADKISADDFHAVIIPGGWAPDFLRRYEPILKFVHDMFQKNKVVASICHGGWVAASSGILKGKRATCFFAIKDDVRNAGADYVDQEVVRDGNLITSRKPEDLPAFCREIIAALTEMGE